Proteins encoded in a region of the Kryptolebias marmoratus isolate JLee-2015 linkage group LG14, ASM164957v2, whole genome shotgun sequence genome:
- the ccbe1 gene encoding collagen and calcium-binding EGF domain-containing protein 1 isoform X3 produces MGHCIPEDYDVCAAAPCEQQCTDHFGRVVCTCYPGYRFDRERHRNREKPYCLDIDECADKNASACSQICINTAGSFRCECEKGYFLEEDGKTCTKGERAVHLHEKCDNLMNAGTCSATCEDFLQIKKTVLQLKQKMALLSNSADVPVQMTSEKTLTSSVFLPGPPGSPGLPGETGPVGPQGVIGPPGTPGPRGLMGPIGPTPDLHHIKRGPRGPVGPPGAPGRNGLKGDRGAPGAVGPPGPPGSFDFLLLLMADIRNDIAELQSKVYGRPVHSPEDFPAAPDSWRDTQDNGDTGSGDEYKEPPPQMGRASRRSRKRKPARNRTN; encoded by the exons ATGGGCCACTGCATTCCTGAAG aCTACGACGTGTGTGCCGCCGCCCCCTGTGAGCAGCAGTGTACTGACCATTTTGGTCGAGTGGTGTGCACCTGTTACCCTGGTTACCGTTTTGACCGTGAGCGCCATAGAAACCGCGAGAAGCCTTACTGTCTGG ACATTGACGAATGTGCAGATAAAAACGCGAGTGCGTGCTCTCAGATCTGCATCAACACTGCAGGGAGctttaggtgtgagtgtgagaaAGGCTATTTCCTGGAAGAAGATGGAAAAACGTGCACCAAGGGGGAGAGAG CAGTCCATCTCCACGAGAAGTGTGATAATTTAATGAATGCTGGAACTTGCTCAGCCACATGCGAAGATTTCCTCCAGATCAAGAAGACAGTCCTGCAGCTAAAGCAGAAG ATGGCCTTACTGTCAAATAGTGCTGACGTCCCTGTGCAAATGACCAGTGAGAAAACCTTGACATCATCTGTATTTTTACCAGGGCCTCCAGGTTCCCCTGGACTTCCAG GAGAAACAGGACCTGTGGGCCCTCAAGGAGTAATAGGACCCCCTGGTACGCCTGGTCCCAGGGGTTTGATGGGACCCATTGGACCCACACCAGACCTGCACCACATCAAGCGAGGCCCCCGAGGACCTGTG GGACCTCCAGGAGCACCAGGGAGGAATGGTTTGAAG gGGGACAGAGGAGCTCCAGGCGCTGTTGGACCACCA GGTCCCCCGGGCTCCTTCGACTTCCTGCTTCTGCTGATGGCAGACATCCGCAACGACATAGCTGAACTGCAGAGCAAGGTGTACGGCCGGCCAGTGCACTCTCCAGAGGACTTCCCCGCCGCCCCCGACAGCTGGAGGGACACTCAGGACAACGGGGACACGGGCTCGGGAGACGAATATAAAGAACCTCCGCCTCAAATGGGCAGAGCgtccaggaggagcaggaagagaAAACCAGCCCGGAACAGAACAAACTGA